The genome window TTTATTAAAAGCAGTTAAACAAAATGAGAACAGAATAATTATAGGTATATCAAGAATTGGTCAAATTAATGGAATTACAGGTTCGGGGCTTCTATTGAATGTTAAAGTAAAAGGGGGAAATGTAGGTGTTTATGATATAACATTAAACAATATTTACCTTTTTGATTCTAAAATGAGACAAATTCAAGTTGATACTATAGATGCAAAAACAAAAATAACTGTTTATCCAGTAGATTCAACACCACCAACAATAAAATTTATAAAAACACCCCCACAAGAAACAAATCAAACTTTAAGTATAGAATTTCAATGGGAGGGTAGTGACGATAAAACTCTTCCTGAAAATTTAATATATTCATATAAGTTAGATGATTCTCCTTGGAGTGATTGGAAAAAAATAACAAAATTTTTAACACCCAATTTAAAAGAAGGTGACCACACTTTTTCTGTAAAAGCAAAAGATGAAGCAAACAATGAATCAAATATAATTACATATACTTTTAAAATTGATATAACACCACCTATACTTGAAATATCATCTCCTTTATCGAATATTGAAGTTTTAGAAAAAATATTAGAAATTAAAGGAAAAACTGAGCCAGGTATTACTGTTAAATCAAAAGATATTTCTGTAATTTCTGATCAACAAACAGGTGATTTTAAAATTTCATATACTTTAAATGAAGGTGAAAATAAAATAGAAGTTAAAGCAATTGATAAAGCCGGAAATGAAACAATCAAAACATTAATAATTAGATATAAGGCAAGAACTATTATTAGACTCCAAATTGGAAATCTTATGGCAGTTTTAAATGATAAAACAATAATTCTTGAATTAGCTCCTTTTATAGAAAATGGAAGAACATTAGTTCCACTAAGATTTATTGCTGAATCATTTGGCGCTAAAGTAAATTGGGAACCAAAAGAACAAAAGATTACTATAACCCTTGAAACCAAAACCATAACTCTTTGGGTTGGGAAAAAGGAAGCTCTTGTAAACAATCAAAGATATTATCTTGAGGTACCTCCAAAAGTTATTGAGATTCCTGAAATTGGTGGTGGAAGAACTGTTGTTCCACTTCGTTTTGTTTCTGAAGCATTAGGTGCAAAAGTTGATTGGGATCCTGATTTACAAATAATAACAATTACATATCCAGGATATTAATTAGGAGGAGAAATGAAAAATAAATTATTATTAAACCTTTTTATTTTAATTTTATTTTTTGGTTTAACAAACATTAATGTTTACGGAAATTTAAAACAAACATCTTCTTGGACAACTTTTATGAAAGATTCAAGGCATACTGGTTTAGCAGATATAGAAATAGATCCTAATAAATTACCAAAAACAGACGATCCGGTTGCTAAAAGTGAATTATCTACTAATTCGAAATCTTCACCAATTGTAGCAAATGGTTTTGTATATGTTGGAGACGCTTCAGGTAAAATATATGCATTCAGTATAAATGATGCAAAAAATGTTATTGTTTCTGGTGGTAATTGGCAACCAAAATGGACTTATCAAACCCCTAATATTATTAACGGTTCACCTCTTTATTATAATGGAAAAATTTATGTTTGCTCAGGTGGTGATGTTAATAAAACAAGTGGTATTTATGCTATAAATGCTTTAACAGGTCAAAAAATTTGGGAGTTTTCAGATTTAAACCAACCTACAATTTTTAGAGGGCAAGCAGAGGGATCTCCTATAGTTGCTGAAAATAGAATTATTTTTGCAACAAATGGGATTGAATCATATGTATATGCATTAGACCCAGAAACAGGAGGTCTTATTTGGAGATTTCCTCTTTCAAACCATGGAGTAAAAGGATCACCATGCTTTCTTGGAGGTTCAGTTTATGTTTTAACTTTTGATGGTTTTATATACGCAATAGATATATTAAGTGGTTCTTCACCCATTTCACCATATAAACCAACAGGTATATCAGCATTCCAAAATTATTCATCAATTTCAACTGATGGAAATTATCTTTATATACCTGTAAAATCTCAATACTCCTTTGAAAATGGTAAAATAGTTTTTCTAACAACACTTCTCTCATTTGTTAGAGAGTTTTCTACTAATAGTCATTTTTCAGCAACTGCAGCTATTGGTGATGATTCAATTTATATTGGTGATGAACTTGGTAGATTTTATTCGATTGAAAAAACTACAGGTACTATAAGGGGTGGTTTTCCTTTTCAAACAGGTGGAAAAATAGAGAGTTCAGCTGCAATTTCAGGAAATTATATTTATTTTGGTTCAAACGACAAAAAAATTTATGGATTAAACAGAAGAACTGGTCAAAAATTATGGGAATATGAAACTCAAGGTGAAATTCAATCATCACCAGCAATCGCAGAAGGTGGTTTATTTTTTGTGTCGCAAGATCATTATTTATATGCATTTTTTGAAAATGATTTTGATATAAATATATCTCCTGATAGTCAAGTAACATATGTTGGAGGTGAAGTTACTTTTTCTATTAATATTTTACCTTTTAGCAATTTCTCTGGTAGCGTAGAATTATTTCTTGAAAAT of Caldisericia bacterium contains these proteins:
- a CDS encoding stalk domain-containing protein; protein product: MKKSLFCLVIIILISPLFIGLKFQNPKIYIEPQNMSVISGGFGSFDIRISNITDLYGASFDINIPLSNLIVEDTYISDSKDNETNILVKDKRNIVLLKAVKQNENRIIIGISRIGQINGITGSGLLLNVKVKGGNVGVYDITLNNIYLFDSKMRQIQVDTIDAKTKITVYPVDSTPPTIKFIKTPPQETNQTLSIEFQWEGSDDKTLPENLIYSYKLDDSPWSDWKKITKFLTPNLKEGDHTFSVKAKDEANNESNIITYTFKIDITPPILEISSPLSNIEVLEKILEIKGKTEPGITVKSKDISVISDQQTGDFKISYTLNEGENKIEVKAIDKAGNETIKTLIIRYKARTIIRLQIGNLMAVLNDKTIILELAPFIENGRTLVPLRFIAESFGAKVNWEPKEQKITITLETKTITLWVGKKEALVNNQRYYLEVPPKVIEIPEIGGGRTVVPLRFVSEALGAKVDWDPDLQIITITYPGY